Below is a genomic region from Spirosoma radiotolerans.
AAACTTACTGTCGTACTTCTCCCAACGACCATCTTTCATGCCCGCATAATAGTAGCCTTCTTCAACAAGATCGCCGTTCTGATAGCGCTTATAAGGACCATGCAGCAATAAACCCGTTCCTTCATCGCGTACGATGGAGCTGGTTACCCGTGCCGATCTCTGATAATACCGGTAGATGTCCCGGATATATGGATGCGGTTTTGCGGCATTATTGTCGCGCAGGACATAAAACTCTTCCACAACGGTTCGGTCACCACTGCCAAACTTGGTATAGGCTTTGATCATCGACAAACCTTCGTACTCCGTTTTGGATAGTTTGCTCTTACTTTTCCGGTCAGCTTTCAGTTTTTTAAGCTGTTTTACTTTCAAGCCTAAATCGGGCATAATGCCAGCCAGATAGGCATCTTTCTGGTCTTTCAGCGATGACATTGTTGGTAAACCCAGCGTGGTGAGTGATGAGGGAACCGATGAAAAACCCGATAAAGGTGACGGAGCCGCTCCTGACGGGGCTAACGCCGGCTTCGATGCCGTCGTGAGTGAAGCCGGGGCCGTTTGGGCCTGAGCGGTGAGCGTCAGGAGACCACTCGATAATAAGATTGGAATCAGTCGTTTCAAGTTAGGTGCAAACATGGCATAGACAAACGATTGGTGCCTTAAGTTTGTTAGTTTTGCAACGCTGTAAAAAGCTTTATTATTTTATCCACTACACAGACTACCTTCCAGACAGTCAATTTAATACGCTAAACTTGTGGAAAAACACGCTCGCATTTACGTTGCCGGACATCGGGGTATGGTTGGTTCGGCCCTCGTCCGAAAACTCCAGACCGAAGGCTTTTCTAATATTATCACCCGCACCTCGTCGGAACTTGATCTACGCAATCAGGCTGCCGTTGCTGATTTTTTTGAACAGGAACGACCCGACTATGTATTTCTGGCTGCGGCCAAGGTTGGTGGCATTTTAGCTAACAACATCTATCGTGCCGAATTCCTGTATGATAACCTGCTGATCGAGGCAAATATCATTCACAGTGCTTATCAGACAGCCGTAAAGAAACTATTGTTCTTGGGCTCGTCCTGTATCTACCCGAAATTAGCTCCTCAGCCGCTCAAAGAAGAGTATCTGCTGAGCGGTTTCCTCGAAGAAACAAACGAGCCCTACGCGATTGCTAAAATCACGGGTATCAAACTCTGCGAAGCGTATCGGAGTCAGTATGGCTGTAATTTCATTTCGGCTATGCCAACGAACCTGTATGGTCCTAATGATAATTATGACCTACAGGGCTCACACGTACTCCCGGCCCTGATTCGCAAGTTTCATGAGGC
It encodes:
- a CDS encoding toxin-antitoxin system YwqK family antitoxin; the protein is MFAPNLKRLIPILLSSGLLTLTAQAQTAPASLTTASKPALAPSGAAPSPLSGFSSVPSSLTTLGLPTMSSLKDQKDAYLAGIMPDLGLKVKQLKKLKADRKSKSKLSKTEYEGLSMIKAYTKFGSGDRTVVEEFYVLRDNNAAKPHPYIRDIYRYYQRSARVTSSIVRDEGTGLLLHGPYKRYQNGDLVEEGYYYAGMKDGRWEKYDSKFMLTDKVRWHRGVPAESRLVFYDSTHHKIKEIIPVEYGKVKGTYMAFYENGLIAEEGKYDNGVKVGRWTEYYPVNPNGRRMRRKLTQYASNQWDTEFEPYTITEWDEKGKVTFERAKEKVVQDEETEN
- the fcl gene encoding GDP-L-fucose synthase; this encodes MEKHARIYVAGHRGMVGSALVRKLQTEGFSNIITRTSSELDLRNQAAVADFFEQERPDYVFLAAAKVGGILANNIYRAEFLYDNLLIEANIIHSAYQTAVKKLLFLGSSCIYPKLAPQPLKEEYLLSGFLEETNEPYAIAKITGIKLCEAYRSQYGCNFISAMPTNLYGPNDNYDLQGSHVLPALIRKFHEAKINGQPTVEVWGTGSPKREFLHADDLAAACFFLMENYDDALFVNIGTGEDVTIREVAELIKETVGFTGELRWNTDKPDGTPRKLMDVSRLHNMGWKHTTELKEGLQRTYQDFLANEVVYIE